CGCCCGAGCGCACAAGCATGTCCGCGATTTCGAGGGCCTGCTCACCGGTGTCCGGCTGGGAAACCAACAGGTTATCCGTGTCCACGCCTAGCTTCTTGGCATAGTCAGGATCGAGAGCGTGCTCGGCGTCAATGAACGCAGCAATCCCACCTTCACGCTGCACAGAGGCAATGGCGTGCAAGGCCACGGTGGTCTTGCCCGAGGATTCAGGACCGTAAATTTCGACGACGCGCCCGCGTGGCCACCCGCCGATCCCCAAAGCTACGTCGATGGCCGTGTTGCCGGAGGAAAACGACTGGATCGGTGGACGGTTCTCCTCGCCCAGGCGCATGATGGCACCCTTGCCGAAGTCCTTCTCGATCATCGCCATAGCGGCGTCGAGGGCATTTTTCCGGTCGTCCTTCGACCCCGCCGGGGCTACCTTTTTCTTGGCTGCCATGAGTGTGCCTCACCTTCACTTCTTTAAACTTTGCCTTCGCTTCCACGCCTCCGGCGCTACGCCGCAGGGCAGAGAAATCCGCCGGGTTTCCGCCCTTTTTAGACTCCGCCTGGCCAATAATGGTTCCCTGCGGTGCCGATGTAGGCCGTTTTCACCCGGATTCCGTCTCACTTTGCGCTACATTATCCGCCTGCCCGGACACGAAAACCGACGCACCCCACCCTACACGAATACCTGTTCGAGCCTACAGGGACACGCCGTTCAACGCCCTTCCCGGTCCACTCCAAGGCGTCGTTCAGCGGGGACGTCGAAGTCATCGCACAGTGCTTCCCACACTTGCCGGGGATCGATCCCCTTTTCGATCATCTCCGCTGGAGTCGCACCGTACTGCGCAACCACATGCGATTCCACAAGCCACTTGCCCTGTGCTAAGCCGAACTCGTCCTCGATGAGTTGGTGGAATTCCGTCAAACGCATGACCGCCAATATACGCGCCCCACCCCGCCCAAAGTAAGGTTCATGCTCATGACGTCTCGACCTGTTCAGCGCAAAGCTTCCTCAACCACCTCAGACATCGCCCTTGTCGCAGTTTTCACCGCCCTTGTCATCGTCTTGGGTTTCGTTTATGTACCGGTAGGCGTGCTGGGGGTGCCAATCCTTTTGCAAAACACCGCAGTGATCCTGGCCGCTCTCATCCTCGGACCCCGCCGCGGCTTCATGGTCACCGCGCTTTTTCTCCTCATCGGCACATTCCTTCCCGTCCTCGCCGGAGGCCGCACCACGATCTTCGCGCTTGGAGGCGCCACCGTTGGCTACATCATCGGCTACCTGATCGCCGTGCCTGTCGCAGGACTGATTGCCAAAGCAGCCGTCGGTAAGCCCAAAGGCACCGCTATCGCCGTGTTTGCCCTTGGCGGCTACCTCGGCGTGGCCATCCAATACATCGCGGGAGCCGGAGGCATGATTGTGCGCACCGGGATGGCCTCACACGCCGCACTTGCTGCACAGCTTCCCTTCATCCCCACCGACGCGTTCGAAATGGCCGTCATGGTAGCCATCGCCTCCGGCGTCCACACCGCATTTCCCCACCTGTTGCGTGGAGAAATCCGTCACTGATGCCCACCATCACATTCGCTTCCGCCGCCGTAGAATACGACGGCAAAACCATTCTGCATCCCATAAGTTGCGAACTTTCACAGCGTCGCATCGGGGTGATCGGCGCCAACGG
The Corynebacterium sp. BD556 genome window above contains:
- a CDS encoding DUF3046 domain-containing protein; protein product: MRLTEFHQLIEDEFGLAQGKWLVESHVVAQYGATPAEMIEKGIDPRQVWEALCDDFDVPAERRLGVDREGR
- a CDS encoding biotin transporter BioY — encoded protein: MTSRPVQRKASSTTSDIALVAVFTALVIVLGFVYVPVGVLGVPILLQNTAVILAALILGPRRGFMVTALFLLIGTFLPVLAGGRTTIFALGGATVGYIIGYLIAVPVAGLIAKAAVGKPKGTAIAVFALGGYLGVAIQYIAGAGGMIVRTGMASHAALAAQLPFIPTDAFEMAVMVAIASGVHTAFPHLLRGEIRH